The Candidatus Binatus sp. genome includes a region encoding these proteins:
- the aroA gene encoding 3-phosphoshikimate 1-carboxyvinyltransferase — MNQIEITPLSRPLDATVSVPGSKSITNRAMLLAAMAQGRSVIDAALMSDDTRYMTGALRALGFIVESDEAACRITVGGRGGIIPHHGAEIFVGGAGTVMRFLAAMLTLGQGRFRIDGNQRMRQRPIGPLLDAMQRLGASIYSERDNNCPPVIVDMSRGRFEGGETSIDARVSSQFVSAMLMPAPIWKSGLRLRVIGETARPFIDMTLRLMEAWGVHGSRDGDLIVVPGGQWYRAQRFAVEPDASSASYFAAAAALIGGTVRIKGLTSHSVQGDLEFLGVLQRMGARVAWHPDFVEVIGTGQFAGVDVAMNSMPDMVPTLAAIAPFASSPTIIRNVAFIRHHESDRIRVLATELRRLGASVIDKEDGLEIQPSTMHPATIETYDDHRIAMSFAIAGLKLRGVTINDPGCVAKTFPDFFERLAMLEPAA; from the coding sequence GTGAATCAGATCGAAATAACTCCGCTCAGCCGGCCGCTCGACGCGACCGTCAGCGTGCCCGGCTCGAAGAGCATCACCAACCGCGCGATGCTGCTGGCGGCGATGGCGCAAGGACGCTCGGTGATCGACGCCGCCTTGATGAGCGACGACACGCGCTACATGACCGGCGCGCTCCGCGCGCTGGGGTTTATCGTCGAGTCCGACGAGGCGGCGTGCCGAATCACGGTCGGCGGGCGCGGCGGGATCATTCCGCATCACGGCGCGGAGATTTTCGTCGGCGGCGCGGGCACCGTGATGCGATTCCTGGCCGCGATGCTGACGCTCGGGCAAGGCCGTTTCAGGATCGACGGAAACCAGCGGATGCGCCAGCGGCCAATCGGCCCGCTGCTCGACGCGATGCAACGTCTCGGCGCGAGCATCTACAGCGAGCGCGACAATAATTGCCCCCCGGTGATCGTCGATATGTCGCGCGGCCGTTTCGAAGGCGGCGAAACCTCAATCGATGCGCGCGTCTCATCGCAGTTCGTATCCGCGATGCTGATGCCGGCGCCGATTTGGAAATCCGGGCTGCGGCTCCGCGTGATCGGCGAGACCGCGCGCCCGTTTATCGACATGACGCTCCGCCTGATGGAAGCGTGGGGCGTGCATGGCTCGCGCGACGGCGATCTGATCGTGGTGCCGGGCGGCCAGTGGTATCGCGCGCAACGCTTCGCGGTCGAGCCCGACGCTTCGAGCGCGAGTTATTTTGCGGCAGCCGCGGCGCTGATTGGCGGTACGGTGCGAATCAAGGGACTTACGTCGCATTCGGTGCAGGGCGATCTCGAATTTCTCGGCGTGCTGCAGCGGATGGGCGCGCGTGTCGCGTGGCATCCGGATTTCGTCGAAGTGATCGGCACGGGACAATTCGCCGGTGTGGACGTCGCGATGAATTCGATGCCGGACATGGTGCCAACGCTCGCGGCGATCGCTCCGTTCGCATCATCGCCGACGATCATTCGCAACGTCGCGTTTATCCGGCATCACGAGAGCGATCGTATCCGCGTGCTCGCGACTGAACTGCGAAGGCTTGGTGCTTCTGTGATCGACAAGGAGGACGGACTCGAGATTCAGCCGTCCACGATGCATCCCGCGACAATCGAGACGTACGACGACCATCGAATCGCGATGAGTTTCGCGATCGCCGGGCTGAAGCTGCGTGGCGTCACCATCAACGACCCCGGTTGCGTCGCCAAGACGTTCCCCGATTTCTTCGAGCGCCTGGCGATGCTCGAACCCGCCGCCTGA